In Clostridium sporogenes, one genomic interval encodes:
- a CDS encoding alanine/glycine:cation symporter family protein — MEFLLNVFENINNVLWTYILMFFLCGAGIFFTFKLGFVQVKKFKAMFKQVFTKSDNDDGISSFQALATAVAAQVGTGILAGSATAIAAGGPGAIFWMWISSFFGMGTIFAEAVLAQKYKIKDEDGEVLGGPAYYIRDGLGNKKLAKFFAFAMMVSACLTGDMVQSNSISISMNKAYNIPTLITGIVLVVLTAMIVIGGIQRIASVTEKLIPIMGALFILGSLIIIFKNYNNIIPALKMIFVGAFNPRAATGGLIGASVREAMRYGVSRGLFSNEAGMGSTPHAHAIANVKHPVQQGLVAMFGVFIDIFVILNCTAFVILTSGALDGKTTGIELTQKAFVNGFGGFGNSFVAISLFFFAFSTMIGWYFFGALNVKFIFGKKGMKPYTAIYLISLILGTILDVPLVWQLADTFNGLMVIPNLIALIALAKLVQKELKDYNENFLLKQAVADRKASNV, encoded by the coding sequence ATGGAATTTTTACTAAATGTTTTTGAAAATATCAACAACGTGCTATGGACCTATATATTAATGTTTTTTTTATGTGGTGCAGGAATATTTTTTACTTTTAAATTAGGTTTTGTACAAGTTAAGAAGTTTAAGGCAATGTTTAAACAAGTATTTACTAAAAGTGATAATGATGATGGGATTAGTTCATTCCAAGCATTAGCTACTGCAGTAGCAGCACAGGTAGGAACAGGAATTTTAGCTGGGTCTGCAACGGCTATAGCAGCAGGGGGACCTGGAGCTATATTTTGGATGTGGATTAGTTCCTTTTTTGGTATGGGTACTATATTTGCAGAGGCTGTTTTAGCTCAAAAATACAAAATTAAGGATGAAGATGGTGAAGTATTAGGAGGACCAGCTTATTATATAAGAGATGGATTAGGCAATAAAAAACTAGCCAAATTTTTTGCTTTTGCTATGATGGTATCAGCCTGTTTAACAGGAGATATGGTTCAGTCAAATTCTATTTCTATATCAATGAACAAAGCTTATAATATTCCAACTTTAATTACAGGAATAGTATTAGTAGTGCTTACAGCTATGATAGTTATAGGTGGAATACAACGTATAGCATCAGTTACAGAAAAACTAATACCTATAATGGGAGCATTATTTATATTAGGTAGTTTAATAATTATATTTAAAAATTACAATAATATAATACCAGCTCTTAAGATGATATTTGTAGGAGCTTTTAATCCAAGAGCTGCCACAGGTGGTCTTATAGGTGCATCTGTAAGAGAAGCTATGAGATATGGTGTATCTAGAGGTTTATTTTCAAATGAAGCTGGTATGGGATCTACACCTCATGCTCATGCAATTGCAAATGTTAAACATCCAGTACAACAAGGATTAGTTGCTATGTTCGGAGTTTTTATAGATATATTCGTAATATTAAACTGTACAGCCTTTGTTATACTTACAAGTGGAGCTTTAGATGGTAAAACTACAGGTATAGAATTAACACAAAAGGCTTTTGTAAATGGTTTTGGAGGATTTGGTAATTCTTTTGTGGCTATTAGTTTATTCTTCTTTGCATTCTCAACTATGATAGGATGGTATTTCTTTGGTGCTTTAAATGTTAAATTTATATTTGGAAAAAAGGGAATGAAGCCATATACTGCTATATACCTAATTTCTTTAATATTGGGTACTATTTTAGATGTACCTCTAGTATGGCAATTAGCAGATACTTTTAACGGATTAATGGTTATACCAAACTTAATAGCTTTAATAGCTTTGGCTAAATTAGTTCAAAAAGAACTTAAAGATTATAATGAAAACTTTTTATTAAAACAAGCAGTGGCAGATAGAAAAGCTAGTAATGTATAA
- a CDS encoding DUF4397 domain-containing protein, producing the protein MFDLPCFDENKVKFRKSDEKSHVRILHASPDAPAVDIYINDNLIYKGLSYKGFTEYMPLTSTIYNIKLFPTGKKDVPLINKFFFIPPNSIYTIAATGLLKDIALFPILDKKLDNKDPNKAYVRFVHLSPNAPKVDFYMNSKEIFNNIGYKNITDYSPVDPKNYTITLKLANTENTVLTSPNANLKANKYYTVYAVGLANGKPSLQVLIPLDGNSYIK; encoded by the coding sequence ATGTTTGATTTGCCTTGTTTTGATGAAAACAAAGTAAAATTTAGAAAAAGTGATGAAAAATCACATGTTAGAATTCTTCACGCATCCCCCGATGCTCCTGCCGTAGATATATATATAAACGATAACTTAATATATAAAGGACTATCTTATAAAGGCTTTACTGAGTATATGCCTTTAACATCTACGATTTATAACATAAAACTATTTCCTACTGGTAAAAAGGATGTACCCCTTATAAATAAATTTTTTTTCATTCCACCAAACTCTATATATACAATAGCAGCTACAGGACTCCTTAAAGATATAGCTTTGTTTCCTATACTTGATAAAAAATTAGACAACAAAGATCCAAACAAGGCCTATGTACGTTTTGTGCATCTTTCTCCTAATGCTCCAAAGGTAGATTTTTATATGAATAGTAAAGAAATATTTAATAATATAGGCTATAAAAACATAACAGATTACTCACCTGTAGATCCTAAAAATTATACAATAACCCTAAAGCTTGCTAATACAGAAAATACAGTATTAACATCTCCAAATGCTAATTTAAAAGCTAATAAATATTATACTGTTTATGCTGTAGGATTAGCTAATGGTAAACCTTCCCTACAAGTTTTAATTCCTCTTGATGGTAACTCATATATAAAATAA
- a CDS encoding alanine/glycine:cation symporter family protein has product MDLLKIVEGFNNILWSYILMFFLFGAGIFFTFNLNFVQVRKFKAMFKQVFSKNQNKDSGITSFQALATAVAAQVGTGNLAGAATAIAAGGPGAIFWMWVSAFFGMGTIFSEAILAQKYKVKKDNGEVLGGPAYYIRDGFGSKKLAAFFAFSMMVSACLTGDMVQSNSIGISVNKAFGVPNIVVGIIVAILTALIVLGGIQRIASVTEKLVPIMALFFIIGSLIIIGINYDNIGPAFKMIFVGAFNPKAATGGLIGVSVREAMRYGISRGLFSNEAGMGSTPHAHAVADVKHPAQQGLVAMFGLFIDTFVVLTCTAMVILTTGALDGKTTGIELTQQAFINGFGHFGNIFVAISLFFFAFSTIIGWYFFGLLNVKFIFGDKGTKPYVVLFLVALVVGTVLDVPLVWQLADTFNGFMVIPNLIALIALAKLVKRELKDYENNFSIK; this is encoded by the coding sequence ATGGACTTATTAAAAATTGTTGAAGGTTTTAACAATATACTTTGGAGTTATATTTTAATGTTCTTTTTATTTGGGGCAGGAATATTTTTTACTTTTAATTTAAATTTTGTACAAGTAAGAAAATTTAAAGCCATGTTTAAACAGGTTTTTTCAAAAAATCAAAATAAAGATTCAGGTATAACATCTTTCCAAGCTTTGGCTACAGCAGTGGCAGCACAGGTTGGAACGGGAAACTTGGCAGGGGCTGCTACAGCTATAGCTGCTGGAGGTCCAGGAGCTATATTTTGGATGTGGGTTAGTGCTTTCTTTGGTATGGGAACTATATTCTCAGAAGCAATTTTAGCCCAAAAATATAAAGTAAAAAAAGATAATGGAGAAGTACTTGGTGGACCAGCTTATTATATAAGGGATGGATTTGGTAGTAAGAAATTAGCTGCATTCTTTGCTTTTTCAATGATGGTATCAGCTTGTCTAACTGGGGATATGGTACAATCCAATTCAATTGGTATATCTGTAAATAAAGCCTTTGGAGTTCCCAATATAGTTGTAGGTATAATAGTAGCAATACTTACTGCGTTAATAGTTCTTGGAGGAATACAAAGAATAGCATCAGTTACAGAAAAATTAGTTCCTATTATGGCTTTATTTTTTATCATAGGAAGTTTAATAATAATAGGAATTAATTATGATAATATAGGACCAGCCTTTAAAATGATATTTGTAGGAGCATTTAATCCTAAAGCAGCTACAGGAGGTCTTATAGGTGTATCTGTAAGGGAAGCTATGAGATATGGAATATCTAGAGGACTATTTTCTAATGAAGCGGGTATGGGTTCTACTCCACATGCTCATGCTGTGGCAGATGTTAAACATCCGGCTCAACAAGGACTTGTAGCTATGTTTGGATTATTTATTGATACCTTTGTTGTTTTAACTTGTACAGCTATGGTAATTTTAACAACTGGAGCTTTAGATGGAAAGACTACAGGTATAGAGTTAACTCAACAGGCTTTTATAAATGGTTTTGGACATTTTGGTAATATATTTGTAGCAATAAGCTTATTCTTCTTTGCTTTTTCAACAATAATCGGATGGTATTTCTTTGGATTATTAAATGTTAAGTTTATATTTGGGGATAAAGGAACAAAACCTTATGTAGTATTATTTCTTGTAGCCTTAGTAGTAGGAACAGTTTTAGATGTACCATTAGTATGGCAATTGGCAGATACATTCAACGGATTTATGGTAATACCTAATTTAATAGCATTAATAGCCTTAGCTAAGTTAGTTAAAAGAGAACTAAAGGATTATGAAAATAATTTCTCTATAAAATAA